The Labrus mixtus chromosome 16, fLabMix1.1, whole genome shotgun sequence genome window below encodes:
- the LOC132990930 gene encoding E3 ubiquitin-protein ligase RING2-A-like isoform X1: MAAPVNIQAPSKTWELSLYELHRSPQEAIVDGTEVAVSPRALHSELMCPICLDMLKNTMTTKECLHRFCSDCIVTALRSGNKECPTCRKKLVSRRSLRRDSNFDALISKIYPSRDEYEAHQLRVLERLNRLHNKDALSSSIEEGLRQQARYRSERNHRVKKPTQESDNTTFSGAEDNGDSRSHLSHDSAPSHAPHSRGQTTSEAGPSRKRPRASDDGSGPEADSCSPNPPVRRLKEGPASEIELVFRPHPQLVHAQDYNQTRFVKTTANATVDHLSKYLALRIALEDGQSNKEREDRGREEAAAEETKGAAGSGEGSTLNHVSEKQYTIYIMTRGGQFSTLNGSLTLELVNEKYWKVRKPLELYYAPTKDQQQPQQQPQQTPQHKSPPPPPPPPQREG; encoded by the exons ATGGCAGCTCCAGTGAACATCCAGGCTCCCAGTAAGACCTGGGAGCTGAGTCTGTACGAGCTTCACAGGAGCCCTCAG GAGGCCATTGTGGACGGGACAGAGGTGGCCGTGTCTCCTCGTGCTCTGCACAGTGAGCTCATGTGTCCCATCTGTCTGGACATGCTGAAGAACACCATGACGACCAAAGAGTGTCTGCACCGCTTCTGCTCCGACTGCATCGTGACCGCGCTGCGATCAGG GAACAAAGAGTGTCCCACCTGCAGGAAGAAGCTGGTCTCCAGGCGTTCGCTGCGCAGGGACTCAAACTTCGACGCCCTGATCTCAAAGATTTATCCGAGCCGGGACGAGTATGAGGCCCACCAGCTCCGGGTCCTGGAGCGACTCAACAGACTCCACAACAAGGATGCGCTGAGCTCCAGCATCGAGGAGGGGCTCCGACAGCAGGCCCGCTACAGGTCTGAGAG gaacCACCGGGTCAAGAAGCCGACCCAGGAGAGCGACAACACCACCTTCAGCGGGGCGGAAGACAATGGCGACTCCcgctctcacctgtctcacgaCTCCGCCCCCTCACACGCCCCTCACTCCCGTGGTCAGACCACCTCAGAGGCCGGACCGAGCAGAAAACGCCCCCGAGCGTCAGACGACGGCTCCGGGCCAGAGGCAGACAGCTGCAGCCCCAACCCTCCGGTGAGACGCCTCAAAGAGGGGCCGGCCTCGGAGATCGAGCTGGTGTTCAGGCCACACCCACAACTGGTCCACGCCCAGGACTACAACCAGACCAG GTTTGTGAAGACGACAGCCAACGCCACCGTGGACCATCTGTCTAAATACCTCGCTCTGCGTATCGCTCTGGAGGACGGGCAGAGcaacaaagagagggaggacagagggagagaagaggcagcagcagaagagaCTAAAGGAGCAGCAGGGAGCGGAGAGGGCTCGACTCTGAACCACGTCAGTGAGAAACAGTACACCATCTACATCATGACGAGAGGAGGACAGTTCTCT aCGCTGAACGGCTCTCTGACTCTGGAGCTGGTCAACGAGAAATACTGGAAGGTGAGGAAACCGCTGGAGCTTTATTACGCTCCCACAAAggaccaacaacaaccacaacaacaaccacaacaaaccCCACAGCATaagtccccccctcctcctccccctcctcctcagaggGAGGGGTGA
- the LOC132990930 gene encoding E3 ubiquitin-protein ligase RING2-B-like isoform X2: protein MAAPVNIQAPSKTWELSLYELHRSPQAIVDGTEVAVSPRALHSELMCPICLDMLKNTMTTKECLHRFCSDCIVTALRSGNKECPTCRKKLVSRRSLRRDSNFDALISKIYPSRDEYEAHQLRVLERLNRLHNKDALSSSIEEGLRQQARYRSERNHRVKKPTQESDNTTFSGAEDNGDSRSHLSHDSAPSHAPHSRGQTTSEAGPSRKRPRASDDGSGPEADSCSPNPPVRRLKEGPASEIELVFRPHPQLVHAQDYNQTRFVKTTANATVDHLSKYLALRIALEDGQSNKEREDRGREEAAAEETKGAAGSGEGSTLNHVSEKQYTIYIMTRGGQFSTLNGSLTLELVNEKYWKVRKPLELYYAPTKDQQQPQQQPQQTPQHKSPPPPPPPPQREG, encoded by the exons ATGGCAGCTCCAGTGAACATCCAGGCTCCCAGTAAGACCTGGGAGCTGAGTCTGTACGAGCTTCACAGGAGCCCTCAG GCCATTGTGGACGGGACAGAGGTGGCCGTGTCTCCTCGTGCTCTGCACAGTGAGCTCATGTGTCCCATCTGTCTGGACATGCTGAAGAACACCATGACGACCAAAGAGTGTCTGCACCGCTTCTGCTCCGACTGCATCGTGACCGCGCTGCGATCAGG GAACAAAGAGTGTCCCACCTGCAGGAAGAAGCTGGTCTCCAGGCGTTCGCTGCGCAGGGACTCAAACTTCGACGCCCTGATCTCAAAGATTTATCCGAGCCGGGACGAGTATGAGGCCCACCAGCTCCGGGTCCTGGAGCGACTCAACAGACTCCACAACAAGGATGCGCTGAGCTCCAGCATCGAGGAGGGGCTCCGACAGCAGGCCCGCTACAGGTCTGAGAG gaacCACCGGGTCAAGAAGCCGACCCAGGAGAGCGACAACACCACCTTCAGCGGGGCGGAAGACAATGGCGACTCCcgctctcacctgtctcacgaCTCCGCCCCCTCACACGCCCCTCACTCCCGTGGTCAGACCACCTCAGAGGCCGGACCGAGCAGAAAACGCCCCCGAGCGTCAGACGACGGCTCCGGGCCAGAGGCAGACAGCTGCAGCCCCAACCCTCCGGTGAGACGCCTCAAAGAGGGGCCGGCCTCGGAGATCGAGCTGGTGTTCAGGCCACACCCACAACTGGTCCACGCCCAGGACTACAACCAGACCAG GTTTGTGAAGACGACAGCCAACGCCACCGTGGACCATCTGTCTAAATACCTCGCTCTGCGTATCGCTCTGGAGGACGGGCAGAGcaacaaagagagggaggacagagggagagaagaggcagcagcagaagagaCTAAAGGAGCAGCAGGGAGCGGAGAGGGCTCGACTCTGAACCACGTCAGTGAGAAACAGTACACCATCTACATCATGACGAGAGGAGGACAGTTCTCT aCGCTGAACGGCTCTCTGACTCTGGAGCTGGTCAACGAGAAATACTGGAAGGTGAGGAAACCGCTGGAGCTTTATTACGCTCCCACAAAggaccaacaacaaccacaacaacaaccacaacaaaccCCACAGCATaagtccccccctcctcctccccctcctcctcagaggGAGGGGTGA
- the LOC132990930 gene encoding E3 ubiquitin-protein ligase RING2-A-like isoform X3 yields MAAPVNIQAPSKTWELSLYELHRSPQEAIVDGTEVAVSPRALHSELMCPICLDMLKNTMTTKECLHRFCSDCIVTALRSGNKECPTCRKKLVSRRSLRRDSNFDALISKIYPSRDEYEAHQLRVLERLNRLHNKDALSSSIEEGLRQQARYRNHRVKKPTQESDNTTFSGAEDNGDSRSHLSHDSAPSHAPHSRGQTTSEAGPSRKRPRASDDGSGPEADSCSPNPPVRRLKEGPASEIELVFRPHPQLVHAQDYNQTRFVKTTANATVDHLSKYLALRIALEDGQSNKEREDRGREEAAAEETKGAAGSGEGSTLNHVSEKQYTIYIMTRGGQFSTLNGSLTLELVNEKYWKVRKPLELYYAPTKDQQQPQQQPQQTPQHKSPPPPPPPPQREG; encoded by the exons ATGGCAGCTCCAGTGAACATCCAGGCTCCCAGTAAGACCTGGGAGCTGAGTCTGTACGAGCTTCACAGGAGCCCTCAG GAGGCCATTGTGGACGGGACAGAGGTGGCCGTGTCTCCTCGTGCTCTGCACAGTGAGCTCATGTGTCCCATCTGTCTGGACATGCTGAAGAACACCATGACGACCAAAGAGTGTCTGCACCGCTTCTGCTCCGACTGCATCGTGACCGCGCTGCGATCAGG GAACAAAGAGTGTCCCACCTGCAGGAAGAAGCTGGTCTCCAGGCGTTCGCTGCGCAGGGACTCAAACTTCGACGCCCTGATCTCAAAGATTTATCCGAGCCGGGACGAGTATGAGGCCCACCAGCTCCGGGTCCTGGAGCGACTCAACAGACTCCACAACAAGGATGCGCTGAGCTCCAGCATCGAGGAGGGGCTCCGACAGCAGGCCCGCTACAG gaacCACCGGGTCAAGAAGCCGACCCAGGAGAGCGACAACACCACCTTCAGCGGGGCGGAAGACAATGGCGACTCCcgctctcacctgtctcacgaCTCCGCCCCCTCACACGCCCCTCACTCCCGTGGTCAGACCACCTCAGAGGCCGGACCGAGCAGAAAACGCCCCCGAGCGTCAGACGACGGCTCCGGGCCAGAGGCAGACAGCTGCAGCCCCAACCCTCCGGTGAGACGCCTCAAAGAGGGGCCGGCCTCGGAGATCGAGCTGGTGTTCAGGCCACACCCACAACTGGTCCACGCCCAGGACTACAACCAGACCAG GTTTGTGAAGACGACAGCCAACGCCACCGTGGACCATCTGTCTAAATACCTCGCTCTGCGTATCGCTCTGGAGGACGGGCAGAGcaacaaagagagggaggacagagggagagaagaggcagcagcagaagagaCTAAAGGAGCAGCAGGGAGCGGAGAGGGCTCGACTCTGAACCACGTCAGTGAGAAACAGTACACCATCTACATCATGACGAGAGGAGGACAGTTCTCT aCGCTGAACGGCTCTCTGACTCTGGAGCTGGTCAACGAGAAATACTGGAAGGTGAGGAAACCGCTGGAGCTTTATTACGCTCCCACAAAggaccaacaacaaccacaacaacaaccacaacaaaccCCACAGCATaagtccccccctcctcctccccctcctcctcagaggGAGGGGTGA
- the rps18 gene encoding small ribosomal subunit protein uS13, protein MSLVIPEKFQHILRVLNTNIDGRRKIAFAITAIKGVGRRYAHVVLRKADIDLSKRAGELTDEEVERVVTIMQNPRQYKIPDWFLNRQKDVKDGKYSQVLANGLDNKLREDLERLKKIRAHRGLRHFWGLRVRGQHTKTTGRRGRTVGVSKKK, encoded by the exons ATG tCTCTGGTCATCCCCGAGAAGTTCCAGCACATTCTTCGTGTGCTCAACACGAATATCGATGGTAGAAGGAAAATCGCCTTCGCCATCACTGCCATCAAG GGTGTTGGCAGACGTTATGCACATGTTGTCCTGAGGAAGGCCGACATTGACCTCAGCAAGAGGGCAGGAGAGCTGACtgatgaggag gtcGAGCGTGTGGTGACCATCATGCAGAATCCTCGTCAGTACAAAATCCCTGACTGGTTCCTCAACAGGCAGAAGGACGTCAAGGATGGCAAATACAGCCAG GTCCTCGCTAACGGTCTGGACAACAAGCTGAGAGAAGATCTGGAGAGGCTGAAGAAGATCAGGGCTCACCGGGGTCTCAGGCACTTCTGGGG tCTGCGTGTGCGCGGTCAGCACACAAAGACCACCGGCCGTCGTGGTCGCACCGTTGGTGTGTCCAAGAAGAAGTAA